The sequence ATTTCTGTCCTTTCATGAACTGGCCGATGTATGTTTTCATCCCGCATCCCATTGCGCGGAAAGCCAGACCAAGCGCCGCCGTGGTTTTTCCTTTCCCGTCGCCTGTGTATACCTGGGTGTATCCTTTGCCCTGGATGAATCTGTTTGACATTTTTTATATGAGCCTGTCTTTCTATTCTGAACAGCATCGCAAAAAATCCGATCTGCTGTGGGGTCAGCCTGATTCGACCTCAACCCGTCTTTAAAACGCGTTTTCCGCCACAGGCGCCCGTTACGCCAGTTGTTTTCCGGCGCCCGGCCCCGGCGCGACGCCAAAAATTTTTTCAATTGTCAAGATCACGGCGCCCTTTGATTTCAAAGGGAATCCCTTTTTTTCGCCAAGGGCTCGAATCCATTCCGCAGTTTCTTCAAACCGCTTTCCACTGGTTTCAATGGCGACCGTCCCTTTTAACTGATAGCCCTCACGTCCTTCCCAGTAGGTCAGGGACACATGCGGGTTTGATGTCATATTCGCCAGGGTTTTGTTGAGAAACTGATCGGAGATGAGAACAGTCTCATCATCGATTATTTTTTTCGCGCCCACCGGCACAACATTGGGGACGCCGTCCGGGGTTGAGGTCCCAAGGGCCGCCACGCCCACTTTGTCAAACAGTTCTTTCATTCTCTCCGTCATTTTTGCCATGGTCATACCCTCCTTTTTGTTGTCTTATATCAAACTCCCGACGAAAAATGCGGAGAAGCCCCACAAATCCACTGAACCGACCGGTTATGCGGCGTCTTCCCTCTCCTTAGCGACATTCACTCATTGCGATTCCGAGAGCGTTTGCGACGCCTTCACCGTATGCTTCATCCGCTTTCATGCAGTCGCGAATATGACGCCGGAATTCCCCGGTCACTCATAGTGATGGGAAACGGCCGCGGGCCTGGTCCCATTTGACGAGCGCAGTCCCCTGTTCCGGCTACGGACTTTTCTCAACCTTCGCGACGTATACGCCATTCTCCGCTGTTTTGCCCTGAATGGAATTGTCAAACTCGACGACATGTCCATCAACCTGATCGAACACACGGGACAAAATGGCCAGAAATCCCTTGTCGGGAGCGTCATTAGACCACAATCCGAACACGCCCCCCGGCCTGAGAAATGCTCGCAGGCGTATCATTCCCTCTTCCGAATAAAGATCCGCGTGACCGGGATTAAGCAGGGCCTCAGGTGTGTGATCAATATCAAGAAGTATGGCGTCAAACAAGCGCCCCGGGTCATCCGGATCGAAACCATCTCTCCGCGCGAGGGCAAAAAAATCCTCATTGTAATAGCGGCATCGCGCATCTTTCGAAAGCGTCGCGCCGTTGGGAACAAGCTCACGCTGATGCCAATCAATCACCGGCGCCAGCGCCTCAACCACAATCATTCGCGCGACCTGGTTATATTTCAAAACAGCCGCCGCAGTGTAGCCCAAGCCCAATCCTCCCACCACCACATCCCATTTTTCGCCTGCAAGCCCTGACAACCCAAAATCAGCCAACGCCACTTCGCCTTCATGAAACAAAGACGACATGAGAAATTCATCATTGAGTTTCACCTCGAACACCTCACGTCCGCCCATTCCCAACATACGCCGCCGCCGCAGAATCAATTCACCAAGAGCCGTCTGCTGGTAATCCAGTTCTTCGAAGTTCACACTCATGCATCCTCCTCGTTATCAATCATTGGACTGATGCTCACAACAGCCTT is a genomic window of Candidatus Desulfarcum epimagneticum containing:
- a CDS encoding Flavin-nucleotide-binding protein: MAKMTERMKELFDKVGVAALGTSTPDGVPNVVPVGAKKIIDDETVLISDQFLNKTLANMTSNPHVSLTYWEGREGYQLKGTVAIETSGKRFEETAEWIRALGEKKGFPLKSKGAVILTIEKIFGVAPGPGAGKQLA
- a CDS encoding conserved hypothetical protein (Evidence 4 : Unknown function but conserved in other organisms); this encodes MSVNFEELDYQQTALGELILRRRRMLGMGGREVFEVKLNDEFLMSSLFHEGEVALADFGLSGLAGEKWDVVVGGLGLGYTAAAVLKYNQVARMIVVEALAPVIDWHQRELVPNGATLSKDARCRYYNEDFFALARRDGFDPDDPGRLFDAILLDIDHTPEALLNPGHADLYSEEGMIRLRAFLRPGGVFGLWSNDAPDKGFLAILSRVFDQVDGHVVEFDNSIQGKTAENGVYVAKVEKSP
- a CDS encoding hypothetical protein (Evidence 5 : Unknown function); amino-acid sequence: MTGEFRRHIRDCMKADEAYGEGVANALGIAMSECR